Proteins encoded by one window of Anaerolineales bacterium:
- a CDS encoding STAS domain-containing protein — protein sequence MTGEVGLRHEENTGFMDFPRDVTAQTREAAYETYNKLAFAKVKALGLNFAGTDYLNSAGIGLIISLVEDAVEAGRVVYAYGLNSHNRKLFRMVGLTERLILVADENEAREKAKERTAGQTSP from the coding sequence ATGACTGGAGAAGTTGGGCTACGTCACGAAGAAAATACGGGCTTTATGGATTTTCCGCGGGATGTCACTGCGCAAACCCGTGAAGCCGCCTACGAAACCTACAACAAGCTCGCTTTTGCTAAAGTAAAGGCGCTTGGGCTGAACTTCGCCGGGACAGATTACCTTAACAGCGCGGGGATCGGCTTGATCATCAGTTTGGTGGAGGATGCCGTTGAAGCCGGGCGGGTGGTCTATGCCTATGGACTGAACTCGCACAACCGGAAATTATTCCGTATGGTTGGATTGACAGAGCGCCTGATTCTTGTCGCGGATGAAAACGAAGCCCGCGAAAAAGCAAAGGAGCGCACTGCCGGGCAAACCTCACCATAG
- a CDS encoding ATP-binding protein, whose protein sequence is MGQSIYEPVNGKVEIFLPSTLGYEKVARNAAAAVAEEMGFSEDRIEDLKTAVAEVCMNAIEHGNKEDKTTSVTVLLEAGPNQLEVSVKDEGLTPMPAEFPKPGRPGEDNRGWGMFFIQQLMDKVEVSRLPVGGNQVRMVIYLEPEGGEGGEGDGKSDTKKE, encoded by the coding sequence ATGGGACAATCGATCTATGAACCCGTGAATGGCAAAGTGGAGATTTTCCTGCCAAGTACGCTTGGCTATGAAAAAGTGGCGCGAAACGCCGCCGCCGCTGTTGCCGAGGAAATGGGCTTTAGTGAAGACCGCATCGAAGACCTTAAAACGGCTGTCGCTGAGGTGTGCATGAATGCCATTGAACATGGCAATAAAGAGGACAAAACAACCTCTGTCACCGTCCTTTTGGAGGCGGGTCCAAACCAACTTGAGGTTAGCGTCAAAGATGAAGGGCTAACACCCATGCCCGCCGAGTTCCCCAAACCCGGGCGTCCAGGTGAAGACAATCGCGGGTGGGGGATGTTCTTCATTCAGCAATTGATGGATAAGGTTGAAGTGTCGCGCTTGCCGGTAGGCGGCAATCAAGTACGAATGGTCATTTACCTTGAGCCTGAGGGTGGCGAGGGCGGTGAAGGCGACGGCAAAAGCGACACAAAGAAGGAGTAG
- a CDS encoding FKBP-type peptidyl-prolyl cis-trans isomerase: protein MGRRVSPISHCALKGCDITLLRRRPKLATIVRANPITVVSTPHGEYPKENSPLSEQKTITTVSGLRYVDLVEGTGAMPQSGQTIVVHYTGTLENGTKFDSSKDRKEPFSFRIGVGQVIKGWDEGVMSMKVGGKRQLTIPAALGYGARGAGGVIPPNATLIFEVELIAIK, encoded by the coding sequence ATGGGCAGAAGGGTATCGCCTATATCGCATTGTGCCTTAAAGGGGTGTGATATAACCCTATTGCGCCGCCGCCCTAAGTTGGCGACAATTGTTCGGGCTAACCCGATCACCGTCGTGAGTACCCCGCACGGTGAATATCCTAAGGAGAATTCTCCCTTGTCTGAGCAAAAAACAATCACGACTGTCTCTGGCTTGCGCTATGTCGATCTCGTTGAAGGGACGGGGGCAATGCCGCAATCGGGGCAGACCATCGTTGTTCACTACACCGGAACGCTGGAAAACGGCACCAAATTTGATAGCTCCAAAGATCGCAAGGAGCCTTTTTCCTTCCGTATTGGCGTTGGGCAGGTGATCAAGGGATGGGATGAAGGCGTTATGTCGATGAAAGTGGGGGGAAAGCGCCAACTGACCATTCCGGCGGCGCTTGGCTACGGGGCGCGGGGTGCGGGCGGGGTAATTCCCCCCAACGCCACCTTGATCTTTGAGGTCGAACTGATCGCCATCAAGTAA
- a CDS encoding glycosyltransferase family 39 protein produces MSAHTMTTPNAPHLIRRDYLILAALALIIGVAAAAPLHNPGYTDAYYYYNAAARLVGGQGLTDAVLWTYLGNPTTLPAPSHLYWLPMPSFVAAVGMAIFGIGFKAAQVGFVALYIALALIGAWLGGRLGGTRRTGWLSGLVTLLSGYFLPYWFTTATFAPFAVFAALALIGCGIGRAHEKTLAWAGAGVCCGLAHLTRNDGLFVVAALVIAALWGRWRTGRAWRGAIIGVASYLLIMTPWFARNLSISGTILPAGGLDLAFARTYDDLFNYPPRIEASAFFAQGLGAILRGRGEALALNAQTFLAVEGGILIAPLMVIGLWRQRRDPLLAGFLLYMPALHLLMTLVFPFSGMRGGLFHSAAALVPFWAALGVIGLEGVIARLAKWRRWRVRQAQAVFSGAALVWLAYLSYTTAAGKAAAWGGESAYGWLDVPPGAVVMLNDPAALYYFRGISAVVIPNAPPERIAEIAARYGVTHVLIDPAHTVPLVALWRGEDIPPFLQIVIWAEGYRLYRIVP; encoded by the coding sequence GTGAGCGCCCACACCATGACCACACCTAACGCCCCCCACCTTATCCGGCGCGATTACCTGATTCTGGCTGCCCTTGCCCTCATCATCGGGGTGGCTGCCGCCGCGCCCTTGCACAATCCGGGCTACACCGATGCCTATTATTACTACAATGCGGCGGCGCGGCTCGTTGGCGGGCAAGGGCTGACCGACGCCGTTCTTTGGACATACTTGGGCAATCCAACGACGCTCCCCGCCCCAAGCCACCTCTATTGGCTGCCGATGCCTTCGTTTGTGGCGGCGGTGGGGATGGCGATCTTTGGGATTGGCTTCAAAGCGGCGCAGGTCGGTTTTGTGGCGCTCTATATCGCCCTTGCCCTCATTGGCGCGTGGCTTGGCGGGCGTTTGGGAGGGACGCGCCGCACTGGGTGGCTCAGCGGGCTGGTTACACTCCTTAGCGGCTATTTTCTTCCCTATTGGTTCACCACCGCCACCTTCGCTCCCTTTGCTGTTTTTGCGGCGCTGGCGCTCATTGGCTGCGGGATCGGGCGGGCGCACGAAAAAACGCTGGCGTGGGCGGGGGCGGGCGTCTGCTGCGGCTTAGCACACCTCACCCGTAACGATGGGCTATTCGTTGTGGCGGCGCTTGTCATTGCCGCACTTTGGGGACGTTGGCGGACGGGGCGGGCATGGCGCGGGGCAATAATCGGCGTTGCTTCCTACCTTCTGATTATGACGCCCTGGTTTGCCCGCAATCTGAGCATCTCCGGGACAATTCTTCCCGCTGGTGGGCTTGATCTCGCCTTTGCGCGGACGTATGACGATCTGTTCAACTACCCGCCGCGCATTGAGGCAAGCGCCTTTTTCGCACAAGGTCTAGGGGCGATCCTTCGCGGGCGGGGCGAGGCGTTAGCGCTGAACGCGCAGACGTTCCTCGCCGTTGAGGGGGGAATCCTCATTGCACCGCTCATGGTGATCGGCTTATGGCGGCAGCGGCGTGATCCGCTCCTCGCCGGATTTCTGCTCTACATGCCCGCCCTCCACCTTCTGATGACGCTCGTCTTTCCTTTTTCGGGGATGCGCGGCGGACTGTTTCACTCAGCGGCGGCGCTCGTCCCCTTTTGGGCGGCGCTCGGCGTCATTGGCTTGGAGGGGGTGATTGCTCGGCTGGCAAAGTGGCGGCGCTGGCGCGTGCGGCAGGCACAGGCGGTTTTCAGTGGGGCGGCGCTCGTTTGGCTGGCGTACCTCAGCTATACAACGGCGGCGGGCAAAGCAGCCGCATGGGGCGGGGAGAGCGCCTATGGCTGGCTGGATGTGCCGCCGGGAGCAGTGGTCATGCTTAACGATCCCGCCGCCCTCTACTACTTTCGCGGCATTTCGGCAGTGGTTATTCCCAACGCGCCACCAGAGCGGATCGCGGAAATTGCCGCACGTTATGGGGTGACTCATGTCCTGATCGATCCCGCCCATACTGTGCCATTGGTTGCTTTGTGGCGGGGGGAGGACATCCCGCCATTTTTGCAAATTGTGATATGGGCAGAAGGGTATCGCCTATATCGCATTGTGCCTTAA
- a CDS encoding M23 family metallopeptidase gives MAKVSPVTGKAGYPGTGWFITTQYVDESYFQQFGAWHTGHDLAKSRQGGEPIHAVEDGVVKWAEFAGNNGFGNLILIQHKTNLFSRYGHLAEIRVSKGQQVRAGDVIGTLGNTGRSTAPHLHFDVMRTNNALDWPNKNKARLLMEYINPTDWFNETVSFEPTDGTPIGTPAGTGILPEFLRIISASGLNVRARPSLGGKILHSLPFRTIIEVRAGARLNAEGFMWRELTSGGWIAEAFTEILPSAPSNTTPSPIVISPLPPQQPTPPQVPVTPPVTPPAAAFTVTVAPRGVHASAGGWSPTDQEIDLIRHNKPESVLIAAYEGGQAQFAIPRFRDAGIKHFIIRAAHHGAVTGNPQDFVTRTLPILKEYQAALGGSPLVVAVHNEPNVTREGWKTAWQDGTTFSRWYMQVLQAYRAELPNVKIGFPALSPGGDVQNLRMDEFRFAAGCVEAIGASDWVGVHAYFVGDGNDIDLKPDRWRQMAQGRSIIITEGGPADGIVNNGTKLANVYRRCAAVGLPVMAWLLQGAGEWREAGWVENNVRV, from the coding sequence ATGGCAAAAGTCTCCCCTGTGACCGGAAAAGCCGGTTACCCCGGCACGGGGTGGTTTATCACCACCCAATATGTCGATGAAAGTTATTTCCAGCAGTTTGGCGCATGGCATACCGGACATGACCTTGCCAAATCGCGGCAGGGTGGCGAACCGATCCATGCCGTTGAAGATGGTGTTGTCAAATGGGCAGAGTTTGCTGGCAACAACGGCTTTGGAAACTTAATTTTGATTCAGCATAAGACGAATTTATTCAGCCGCTATGGGCATCTCGCTGAGATTCGCGTCAGCAAGGGGCAGCAGGTACGGGCAGGGGATGTGATCGGCACGCTGGGCAACACGGGACGTTCCACCGCACCGCATCTCCATTTCGACGTTATGCGGACGAACAATGCCCTTGATTGGCCCAACAAGAACAAAGCCCGCCTGCTGATGGAGTACATCAACCCAACGGATTGGTTCAACGAGACGGTTTCCTTTGAACCCACCGATGGGACACCCATCGGCACGCCCGCTGGAACAGGCATCTTGCCTGAATTTTTGCGGATCATCAGTGCCTCTGGCTTGAATGTCCGCGCCCGCCCAAGCCTGGGCGGAAAAATCCTCCACAGTTTGCCCTTCCGCACAATCATCGAGGTGCGGGCGGGCGCACGGCTGAACGCCGAGGGCTTTATGTGGCGGGAATTGACCAGCGGCGGTTGGATCGCTGAGGCATTCACCGAGATACTCCCCTCTGCGCCCTCCAACACGACACCGAGTCCGATTGTAATTTCACCGCTTCCGCCGCAGCAGCCCACCCCGCCGCAAGTGCCAGTCACCCCACCGGTCACGCCGCCCGCTGCCGCCTTCACCGTGACGGTTGCCCCGCGTGGCGTCCATGCCAGCGCGGGAGGGTGGTCGCCCACCGATCAAGAGATCGATCTGATCCGCCACAACAAACCGGAATCCGTCTTGATCGCCGCCTATGAAGGGGGGCAAGCGCAGTTCGCCATCCCCCGCTTCCGCGATGCCGGAATCAAGCATTTCATCATCCGTGCGGCTCATCACGGGGCGGTGACGGGCAACCCGCAGGATTTTGTGACGCGGACTTTGCCGATCTTGAAGGAATATCAGGCGGCGCTTGGCGGGTCGCCGTTGGTTGTTGCCGTCCATAACGAGCCGAACGTCACCCGCGAGGGCTGGAAAACGGCATGGCAAGATGGGACGACGTTCAGCCGTTGGTATATGCAGGTGCTTCAGGCATACCGCGCCGAACTCCCTAATGTGAAAATCGGCTTTCCGGCGCTCTCCCCTGGCGGCGATGTGCAAAACCTACGGATGGATGAGTTTCGCTTTGCGGCGGGCTGCGTGGAAGCCATTGGCGCAAGTGACTGGGTGGGTGTTCACGCCTATTTCGTGGGCGATGGCAACGATATTGACCTGAAGCCAGATCGTTGGCGGCAGATGGCGCAAGGACGTTCAATCATTATCACGGAGGGCGGTCCCGCCGATGGCATTGTGAACAACGGGACGAAGTTGGCAAATGTCTATCGGCGCTGCGCGGCAGTGGGGCTGCCCGTCATGGCGTGGCTGCTGCAAGGGGCGGGCGAATGGCGCGAGGCGGGGTGGGTAGAAAACAATGTGCGCGTTTAG
- a CDS encoding response regulator transcription factor → MAHILIIEDTEELREMMTTLVQRMGHEVSVAQDGLEGVRAAKTSRPDLIILDLMMPVASGDLTLGYLRSTDTFKHVPVIVVSAHPSAKAIADKLQAHCIEKPFGFPELKALIDRLLSESEEMKPKDQ, encoded by the coding sequence ATGGCTCATATCTTGATTATTGAAGACACGGAAGAACTCCGCGAGATGATGACGACGCTTGTCCAACGGATGGGGCATGAGGTAAGTGTCGCCCAGGATGGGTTGGAAGGGGTCCGAGCGGCAAAGACAAGCCGTCCCGATTTGATCATCCTTGACCTGATGATGCCCGTTGCCTCTGGTGATTTAACGCTTGGCTACCTTCGCAGCACCGACACCTTTAAACATGTTCCGGTGATCGTTGTCTCTGCCCACCCTAGCGCAAAGGCAATTGCCGACAAATTGCAAGCCCATTGCATCGAGAAGCCCTTCGGTTTTCCCGAGCTAAAAGCGCTGATTGATCGTTTACTATCCGAATCGGAAGAAATGAAGCCAAAAGACCAATGA
- a CDS encoding BMP family ABC transporter substrate-binding protein, which produces MTRHTHSKPIRTLAVILVTVCAVMLSACQPSAQPTAQPTVTPRSDYKLGLVTNEGGTINDGTFNELAHKGAALVSRDFGIDFAYRQSQEAKDYATFIEAMIAEGRNIIITVGYQMTEATLAAAEANPKVFFIGVDYTTDKDLKNFIGLQFREDQGGFLAGALAGMMTTSNVVGVVGGIQIPPVERFVNGFTNGAKYVNPAVKVLSVYTTSFADVKQGQDEADKMTKEGADVLFGAGGLTGSTAIVRAAASGAYVIGVDQDEYRTTFGGGKLSNADKILTSASKGVDTGVYAAVESILKGTMTPGTVLLSAANCGITYAPFHNTEAAVPAEVKTRLENIWRALAGGTLETGANDAAAKAPEPLAAGAQPEVKADAPAMSSCVKN; this is translated from the coding sequence ATGACACGCCATACACACTCTAAACCGATTCGGACGCTGGCTGTTATTTTGGTAACAGTCTGCGCCGTTATGTTGAGCGCTTGCCAGCCCTCCGCCCAACCAACGGCACAGCCGACAGTCACCCCCCGCAGTGATTACAAACTTGGCTTGGTAACAAACGAAGGGGGGACGATCAATGATGGGACGTTCAACGAACTCGCGCATAAGGGTGCCGCACTGGTCAGCCGCGATTTCGGGATTGATTTTGCTTACCGCCAAAGCCAAGAGGCGAAAGATTATGCCACCTTCATTGAGGCAATGATTGCCGAAGGGCGTAATATCATCATCACCGTTGGCTACCAAATGACAGAGGCGACTCTTGCTGCTGCCGAGGCAAACCCGAAGGTCTTTTTCATTGGGGTTGATTACACCACCGACAAAGACCTAAAAAACTTCATTGGGCTGCAATTTCGCGAAGATCAGGGTGGCTTTCTTGCCGGCGCGCTGGCGGGCATGATGACAACATCGAACGTGGTAGGCGTTGTTGGCGGGATTCAGATTCCGCCGGTAGAACGCTTTGTAAACGGCTTTACGAATGGCGCGAAATACGTCAACCCAGCGGTAAAAGTGCTTTCCGTCTACACGACCAGTTTTGCTGACGTGAAACAAGGGCAAGATGAGGCGGATAAGATGACGAAAGAGGGCGCGGACGTTCTCTTTGGGGCGGGCGGGCTGACGGGTTCGACGGCGATTGTGCGGGCAGCGGCAAGCGGCGCCTATGTGATCGGCGTTGATCAGGATGAATATCGCACCACCTTTGGCGGCGGGAAACTCTCTAACGCCGATAAAATCCTGACCAGTGCCTCAAAGGGTGTTGATACGGGCGTTTACGCAGCGGTGGAGAGCATCCTCAAAGGGACGATGACGCCCGGGACGGTACTGCTTTCGGCGGCAAACTGCGGGATCACCTACGCGCCCTTCCATAACACCGAGGCAGCCGTTCCCGCAGAGGTAAAAACCCGTTTGGAGAACATTTGGCGGGCATTAGCCGGAGGGACATTGGAAACAGGGGCGAATGACGCCGCGGCAAAAGCGCCGGAACCGTTGGCGGCGGGTGCTCAACCAGAGGTGAAAGCCGACGCCCCTGCTATGTCAAGCTGTGTGAAGAACTGA
- a CDS encoding M3 family oligoendopeptidase, protein MTAPTNELITGAENVLWDLSDLYAGIEDPLISRDLESAEKDAEAFAAQYRGKIASLSAAELAEAMAALAKIEERSDRVGSFAQLIWSTDVSNATYGALVQRSREAESRISQILLFFSLEWKAIPDETRVDLNDPRLALYHHALAKLLVYRPHTLSEPEEKILTEKAVTGRDAWVRFFGETVDPVEYNFEGQNVPQSVVLRGLYNPERAYRQRAADSVTAGLKTILRPVTYIMNTLLQEKSSTDRLRSFPTWISSRNLSNEAPDGAVEALISAVTSRYDIVARYYTLKKKLLGYDELFDYDRYAPLPGSGSTYTWEGARELILNAFGTFHPQMATIASEFFDHRWIHAPIKPGKRGGAYAAPTIASHHPYIFVNFAGMSRDVATLAHELGHGIHMYLSRPRGHFGAHTPLTTAEMASVFAEMVVFSDLLQRETDPRARLGMLAGKIEDSFATVFRQIAMNRFEDRIHTERRTKGELTTAQISAAWMDTQKAMFQGSVTLREDYSAWWAYVGHFIHTPGYVYAYAFGELLVLALFNKYKSEGSSFAPKYLEVLAAGGSDAPERILAKVGVDLNDPAFWAEGVKALDDLVSEAERLANA, encoded by the coding sequence ATGACAGCACCTACCAATGAATTAATCACCGGCGCAGAGAATGTCCTTTGGGACTTAAGCGACCTCTACGCCGGCATTGAGGACCCGCTCATCAGCCGTGACCTTGAGAGCGCCGAAAAAGACGCCGAGGCGTTTGCCGCTCAATACCGAGGGAAAATTGCCTCGCTTTCAGCCGCAGAGCTTGCCGAGGCAATGGCAGCATTGGCGAAAATTGAAGAACGCAGTGATCGGGTTGGGTCGTTTGCCCAATTGATCTGGTCAACGGATGTCAGCAATGCCACTTACGGGGCGCTTGTCCAACGCAGCCGCGAGGCGGAGTCGCGCATTTCGCAAATCCTGCTCTTTTTCAGTTTGGAATGGAAGGCAATCCCCGACGAAACGCGGGTTGACCTGAATGATCCCCGTCTTGCTCTGTACCACCACGCCCTTGCCAAACTGCTTGTTTACCGCCCCCATACCCTGAGTGAGCCGGAAGAAAAAATCCTCACTGAAAAAGCCGTTACCGGACGCGATGCGTGGGTGCGCTTTTTTGGTGAGACGGTTGACCCTGTGGAATACAATTTTGAGGGGCAGAACGTTCCGCAGTCGGTGGTGCTGCGGGGGCTGTACAACCCAGAGCGGGCATATCGCCAGCGGGCAGCCGATTCCGTGACGGCGGGCTTAAAGACAATCCTTCGTCCGGTCACCTACATCATGAACACGCTGCTCCAAGAGAAATCGTCCACAGACCGCCTGCGCAGTTTCCCCACATGGATCAGCAGCCGCAACCTGAGCAACGAAGCGCCGGATGGGGCGGTAGAGGCGCTGATCAGCGCGGTGACTTCGCGCTATGACATCGTGGCGCGGTATTACACTCTGAAGAAAAAGCTGCTTGGCTACGACGAATTGTTTGATTATGATCGCTACGCGCCGCTGCCCGGATCGGGATCGACCTACACCTGGGAGGGAGCGCGGGAACTGATTCTGAATGCTTTTGGGACGTTTCACCCCCAAATGGCAACCATCGCCAGCGAATTCTTTGACCATCGCTGGATTCATGCGCCAATCAAGCCGGGCAAGCGCGGTGGGGCGTATGCCGCGCCGACCATTGCCAGCCATCACCCCTACATTTTCGTCAATTTCGCTGGCATGAGCCGTGATGTGGCGACCCTAGCGCACGAGTTGGGGCATGGCATTCATATGTACCTCTCGCGTCCACGCGGTCACTTTGGGGCGCATACTCCGCTGACGACGGCGGAAATGGCGTCTGTTTTTGCCGAGATGGTGGTCTTTAGCGATCTGCTCCAACGGGAGACAGACCCCCGCGCCCGCTTGGGAATGCTTGCCGGAAAAATCGAAGATTCCTTTGCCACTGTCTTTCGGCAAATCGCCATGAACCGCTTTGAAGACCGCATCCATACCGAACGACGGACAAAAGGCGAACTGACGACGGCACAAATCAGCGCCGCATGGATGGACACCCAGAAGGCGATGTTTCAGGGCAGTGTGACGCTTCGCGAGGATTACAGCGCATGGTGGGCATATGTTGGGCATTTCATCCACACACCCGGATATGTCTATGCCTATGCCTTTGGGGAACTGCTCGTCTTGGCGCTGTTCAATAAGTACAAGTCTGAGGGGAGCAGCTTTGCCCCGAAATACCTTGAAGTTTTGGCGGCGGGCGGGTCGGATGCGCCAGAGCGCATTTTGGCGAAGGTCGGCGTTGATCTGAACGATCCGGCATTTTGGGCAGAGGGCGTCAAGGCGCTCGATGATCTGGTGAGCGAGGCGGAACGTCTGGCGAACGCCTAA
- a CDS encoding SpoIIE family protein phosphatase, with translation MTVKPATTGGRPSPYKTAILTDRRTALRLFVVIGAIVILMGLIGVITIAPAQTITQTIQSQYSEQQRLLAGSLARSLENYFNGLANELINLSTRPAVQSMTGLRAEAQRIVNEVGERNKGALKAIVRMDSNGVPRYAYPEAYSLLVEADRPLPWTITPADAEKFIEGRGVQFARRSIGIDGATYLLVMPIVAGLNRTELIAFELDLDTYLNTNIGSADIGTSGQIWIFDRFGALIYDFRDLPAFTGGTAQFLSVTDATLIREFPTEDRLSIIVPVYTAFTEDRSGVASLVLILSRTLTEANLVVQDSLNSLFLFSLGVITFVVLFGVLVGIYLLRESARRRREEARRSTANTLLDLSRSMNSSLELNTVLGHILENLETVLPHDNASILLLNENKESVQIVAETGVDMIDNQRQNLTLKEIGAGKLVLDSSQPVIINDTLHDSRWTPLPGSPIKAWLGVPLKVRDEMVGVLNINSQEIDRFTRDDQGVAQAFADQAGVAIQNARAHELQLRAYQQELETARAIQNSLLPQDRPPIDDIQWAVRSIPARQVSGDYYQYFILPDGRFSLAVGDVSGKGIPAALLMAVIMTTLRDEILRNSSPADLMSELNTRLLPRFKQNRMNSALILSIYDPYTQLIEIASGGMLSPYVRSAGSWAEIEVSGYPLGAASTASYSPKVVKLSPGAMIIYLTDGVIEAQNRQRQIFGYDKFERLLNDLPLSATADDVADAILKAVREHLDGLDAQDDITIVIMKALEIQGEKVLP, from the coding sequence ATGACCGTGAAACCCGCCACCACCGGAGGGCGCCCCAGCCCATACAAAACTGCTATCCTCACGGATCGGCGGACAGCGCTGCGTCTGTTTGTCGTCATCGGAGCGATTGTGATCCTGATGGGCTTGATCGGGGTGATCACCATCGCTCCGGCACAAACGATCACCCAGACCATCCAAAGTCAATATTCCGAACAGCAGCGCCTTTTGGCAGGCTCACTCGCCCGGAGTTTGGAAAATTACTTCAACGGCTTGGCGAACGAACTGATCAACCTTTCGACGCGCCCGGCAGTGCAATCCATGACAGGGTTGCGAGCAGAGGCGCAGCGTATTGTGAACGAGGTGGGCGAGCGCAACAAAGGGGCGCTCAAAGCAATCGTCCGCATGGACTCCAATGGTGTTCCGCGTTACGCCTACCCCGAAGCGTACAGCCTTTTGGTGGAAGCAGATCGCCCCCTGCCCTGGACAATCACCCCCGCCGACGCCGAAAAATTCATTGAGGGGCGGGGCGTGCAGTTCGCCCGCCGTTCGATTGGCATTGACGGGGCAACCTATCTATTGGTCATGCCCATTGTGGCGGGCTTGAATCGCACCGAACTGATCGCTTTTGAGCTTGATCTTGATACTTACCTGAACACGAACATTGGATCGGCAGACATTGGGACATCGGGGCAGATTTGGATTTTTGACCGCTTTGGGGCGCTCATCTACGACTTCCGCGATCTGCCCGCCTTCACGGGTGGGACAGCGCAGTTCCTCAGCGTGACGGATGCCACGTTGATCCGCGAATTTCCGACGGAAGATCGGCTCTCCATCATTGTTCCCGTGTATACCGCCTTCACTGAAGATCGCAGCGGTGTTGCCTCGCTTGTCCTCATCCTCAGCCGGACGTTGACCGAAGCTAACCTTGTCGTTCAAGACTCGTTGAACTCGTTGTTCTTGTTCAGCCTCGGCGTGATTACCTTTGTCGTTTTGTTCGGCGTCCTTGTGGGGATATACCTCCTGCGTGAATCTGCCCGCCGCCGCCGAGAGGAAGCCCGCCGTTCGACGGCAAACACATTGCTTGACCTCTCCCGTTCGATGAATTCGAGTCTTGAATTGAACACCGTTTTGGGTCATATTTTGGAAAACCTTGAAACGGTTTTACCCCACGACAACGCCTCCATTCTGCTTTTGAATGAAAACAAAGAGAGCGTCCAGATCGTCGCTGAAACGGGTGTCGATATGATCGATAACCAGCGCCAAAACCTCACGCTGAAGGAAATTGGGGCGGGGAAACTCGTCCTCGATTCCTCGCAGCCAGTGATTATCAACGATACGCTCCATGATTCCCGCTGGACACCGCTGCCAGGCAGCCCAATCAAGGCATGGCTCGGCGTGCCGTTAAAAGTCCGCGATGAGATGGTGGGTGTCCTGAACATCAACAGCCAAGAGATAGATCGGTTCACCCGTGATGATCAGGGCGTTGCCCAAGCCTTTGCCGACCAAGCCGGGGTTGCCATTCAGAACGCCCGCGCTCATGAACTTCAATTGCGGGCATACCAGCAAGAATTAGAAACCGCCCGCGCCATTCAAAATAGCTTGTTGCCACAAGATCGCCCCCCGATTGACGATATCCAATGGGCGGTGCGTTCGATTCCGGCGCGGCAGGTGAGCGGTGACTACTACCAGTATTTCATCCTCCCCGATGGGCGCTTCTCATTGGCGGTGGGCGATGTCAGTGGGAAAGGCATTCCGGCGGCGCTGCTCATGGCGGTCATTATGACAACGCTGCGCGATGAAATTTTGCGAAATTCCTCCCCTGCCGACCTGATGAGCGAGTTAAACACCCGCCTTCTGCCCCGTTTTAAGCAAAACAGGATGAACAGTGCCCTGATCCTGTCCATCTATGATCCCTACACCCAACTCATTGAGATCGCCAGCGGCGGGATGCTCTCCCCCTATGTGCGGAGTGCGGGCAGTTGGGCAGAGATCGAAGTGAGCGGCTACCCCTTAGGGGCAGCATCGACGGCATCGTATAGTCCAAAGGTGGTCAAACTTTCCCCCGGCGCGATGATTATCTACCTGACCGACGGCGTGATCGAAGCGCAAAACCGCCAGCGCCAAATCTTTGGCTACGATAAATTCGAGCGGTTGTTGAACGATTTGCCCCTTTCAGCAACGGCGGATGATGTGGCGGACGCCATACTCAAAGCAGTGCGCGAACACCTTGACGGGCTGGACGCGCAAGACGACATAACAATTGTGATTATGAAGGCACTCGAAATTCAAGGGGAGAAAGTCTTGCCATGA